The genomic DNA acgtacatacatatatgtattctCATGTATAAGTAAACatacgcacatacatacatacatatgtctgtttGTACAACTGTGTTCAAGAAAATAGAAGTGCGGCACCTCACACATTTCGCATTTTTTTGATACATTTCCTGAGACCCAAATTGAATTCTTTTAGAAAGCTtgaaatgcatgcaaattttacatttgaattCCATCTTCTTATTTTACATGACTGTAGACGAATACCCACAAAAGGCGCCGTTTAATGGAATTGAGAATttaaagaaaaggaaaacaccgaatcgaaaaagaaaaccattcaTGTTCTACATGTTTATTGAGCTTTATCATTTAGGTTTTAACTAATTTAACGAACTATACAATGTTTGCCTCTAACCTTATTCGACCGTCCAATAAAATAATAGCTCTTCACgtacaaatgaaaatatcagTCTACTTCTTATGGTTAATTGGGTGAAATATAGTAGTGTGAGTGCAAACAACTTAgctttcaattaattaatagctcctgcttttagtttttagtccaAGGTCCTAAGCATAACTAAATTAAGCTTACAAATGGTAAATTcgttaattaaacatttaccCCACCATGTCCATGAACAGCACAGTTCCTGTGTATTGAAGGCGcctttaaaattgttttaaatgtgACGAGGCGCGGTGGTACTATTTTGTTGAACAcaattgtatgtatgtacatatgtacatatatttctgagggtattcgcttaaatatatgtatgtagaatctACATTGTAGATCAATACTATAGTCCGCTTCAATATAAAAGAAGAACGCACTCGCCCGTTGGGAAACAGATCCCGTTCAATCCCCGGAGCGAGTATGAAGTCGATCGGACTTGCCTTATCTGTGCTGCTTCTTTGCTGCCTTCTGGCTGTGGTCAACGGTAATTGATATTGCATCGTGATTTCTAGTGGGTGACATCTTTATTGAGAGAGGAAACAACTTTCTTTGTCTAATTTGCAGCCACGCCGGGAAAGGTGTACATTAACGGGAAGTGCATCGATTGCAATCGACCAGATGGCGACGATTCCATAGTTATTCCCGAGGAACCCAGGTCGGGAGCAACGTCCTACGCTCTCACATCTGGAGCCATACTATTTGGAGCACTATATCATCTTTTAAGTTAGTTCCATGCGTAgtatgaatatgaataatgaatatgaataaaaaacTTAGAATATCAGAGCTATTATCCTATAcattgtatgtaaatgtaagtgCGTCAGAGGAATATTCCTCCCACTTGCTACTCAAGGAATCAATCAAGAACAGTCGTTCACTGATAAACGAGAAAATACCCCTAGATCTAAACTTTAGATTCTAAAGttataaaattgtaattgtaatggATATGATTCATATACGATTCAAATGTATAAAAATGGTTTATTCTTTATTCGAAAACATCTATTCCCAAAGAATAGTATTTTACCCTGAAAATCTGCTCCGTTAATGGAtccataaaatattacaattgCTATATGTCagaattttttttataattcgACAAACGGCAAAGGCAGATCGATCGAATCTCGCCTTGGCAAGTTCCATGTAAACGTTGTTCTAGATAAGCGAACCGAGCCAGACAATTTCAATACAGTAttcttctttttatacccggtactcgaagagtaaatagggtatattgttttgtggggaaaattggatgtacatatgtatgtaacgcacagaaggaaacgttttcgaccc from Drosophila subobscura isolate 14011-0131.10 chromosome E, UCBerk_Dsub_1.0, whole genome shotgun sequence includes the following:
- the LOC117890892 gene encoding uncharacterized protein LOC117890892; protein product: MKSIGLALSVLLLCCLLAVVNATPGKVYINGKCIDCNRPDGDDSIVIPEEPRSGATSYALTSGAILFGALYHLLS